A window of the Cannabis sativa cultivar Pink pepper isolate KNU-18-1 chromosome X, ASM2916894v1, whole genome shotgun sequence genome harbors these coding sequences:
- the LOC133032814 gene encoding uncharacterized protein LOC133032814 — translation MGQVAVLGRILVLYGRDPPALIRYSEGSTSVLALEQYLEGRDGFLDDLKMHLLCAQHKMKAAADSSRRHVEFAVGDRVFLKLRPYRQKSLALRKNEKLAARFYGPFTVLKRIGAVAYYLDLPTSSAVHPVFHVCQLRAAVGTAHSSPTIPPTLTADLELLVEPAELLNVRQRPTPTGAPMEVLIRWKDLPLFEATWEKFDTITAQFLDFNLGDKVQDFGGVMM, via the exons ATGGGCCAAGTGGCTGTCTTGGGCAGAATACTG GTGTTATATGGGCGTGATCCGCCAGCCTTAATCCGGTATTCAGAGGGATCCACTTCTGTCCTGGCCCTCGAACAGTATTTGGAAGGGCGAGATGGGTTTTTGGATGACCTAAAAATGCACTTGTTGTGTGCTCAACACAAGATGAAGGCAGCAGCTGATTCTTCTCGTCGCCATGTGGAATTTGCGGTTGGGGATCGAGTCTTCCTTAAGCTACGCCCTTACCGACAGAAGTCCTTAGCCCTTCGCAAGAATGAGAAGCTAGCTGCTCGTTTCTATGGCCCCTTTACTGTCCTGAAACGGATTGGCGCAGTGGCTTATTACTTGGACCTTCCCACATCCTCAGCGGTTCACCCCGTCTTCCATGTGTGCCAACTCCGTGCTGCGGTTGGTACGGCTCACTCATCTCCTACCATTCCTCCTACATTGACTGCTGATTTGGAGTTGTTGGTCGAACCTGCTGAACTTTTGAATGTGCGTCAACGGCCTACACCTACAGGAGCTCCTATGGAAGTGTTGATCCGTTGGAAAGATTTGCCTCTTTTTGAAGCTACTTGGGAGAAGTTCGACACCATTACGGCCCAGTTTCTAGATTTCAACCTTGGGGACAAGGTTCAGGATTTTGGGGGGGTAATGATGTGA
- the LOC115709698 gene encoding ATP synthase delta chain, chloroplastic encodes MAALQQTPISFRSKLPPPITSAATTFPKTLSLSLTRRFPVLRRNIGARMSASAASSYAVALADLAKSNNTLEATSADVEKIDKVFSDPSVFSFFMNPTIEEEKKRKMIDELAESMNLLPHMANFLNILIDSRRIDLINDVTKEFERVYNGMTETELAVVSSVVKLESQHLAQIAKTVQKLTGAKNVRIKTVTDPSLVAGFTVRYGNSGSKLIDMSVKKQLEEIAAQLDLSDIPVNV; translated from the coding sequence ATGGCGGCACTACAGCAAACCCCAATCTCATTCCGCTCAAAACTCCCTCCACCAATCACCTCCGCCGCCACAACCTTCCCCAAAACCCTCTCCCTCTCCCTCACACGCCGCTTCCCAGTCCTCCGCCGCAACATCGGAGCTAGAATGTCAGCTTCAGCAGCTTCAAGCTACGCCGTGGCTTTAGCCGACTTAGCCAAGTCGAACAACACACTCGAAGCCACCAGCGCCGACGTTGAGAAGATCGATAAGGTGTTCTCGGACCCTTCGGTGTTCAGTTTCTTCATGAATCCAACGatcgaagaagaaaagaagcgGAAAATGATCGACGAGTTAGCTGAATCGATGAATCTCCTTCCTCACATGGCGAATTTCCTCAATATCCTCATCGATTCGAGGAGAATCGATCTGATTAACGATGTGACTAAGGAGTTCGAGAGGGTTTATAATGGAATGACGGAGACTGAATTGGCGGTGGTTAGTTCGGTGGTGAAGCTTGAATCTCAACACTTGGCTCAGATCGCTAAGACGGTGCAGAAATTGACCGGAGCTAAGAATGTTCGAATCAAGACGGTGACTGATCCGAGCTTGGTGGCTGGATTCACAGTTAGGTATGGAAATTCTGGTTCGAAACTTATTGATATGAGTGTGAAGAAACAGCTTGAAGAAATTGCTGCTCAGCTTGATTTGAGTGATATTCCAGTTAatgtatga
- the LOC133032533 gene encoding uncharacterized protein LOC133032533, with protein MEAILDQLAGVHTPEAPPTFTSSPIAPTLKISSSAPPDTIDLVDDEEVLPGEGQEKQWGFSEEVAEGAGEFQALPEKAEKGEEEPEIALIRKRKGKIVAQDEPKRPRRADTPAHGLDGGVSPMEEHPAPPNIVLTPVPGDEVRQELRIAKHNYAMDEYSRGYAEVEALRRVFRVEVQETINNPEYQDPWDLNLDPLSDWFRRFLGPTLAPFAAEMTGEFASQLTRCAPKRFATCASLNSIFQVQDLSHSLTVLAAEACRLSKNIINHGFVLSDFGDMNDVRKVLQDLTAERQLYQEAAERREAAAKANEEEAKRREAQAEAMIRDEAQRRDRLEAQHQEELRAESEAAAKAKRELREAREALDEMVAQVRSLEETHQANLESRAALAAELKELRDFKEQTTKKAKRAELLSPVSCGRCPKRFDDGVFMAWSTNDQNIKLTFYPKPEEMIAKFREKKKKLDAMVEARIGPRLPPRID; from the exons atggaaGCCATCTTGGAtcagcttgccggggttcacactCCCGAGGCTCCTCCgacctttacttcttccccaatAGCCCCTACCCTAAAGatctcttccagcgctccccccgacactattgatttagtggatgacgaggaggtgctgccgggagaaggtcaagaaaagcaatggggcttttctgaggaagttgcaGAAGGTGCGGGAGAGTTTCAGGCTCTTCCTGAGAAAGCTGaaaaaggtgaagaagagcctgaaattgctctgattcgcaagcgcaagggcaaaattgttgcccaggacgagcccaagcggcctcggagagctgacactcctgcccatggtcttgacggtggggtctcccccatggaagaGCATCCCGCTCCTCCCAATATTGTGCTGACTCCAGTTCCTGGagatgaggtgaggcaagagctccggatagccaagcataactatgccatggacgaatactcccgggggtatgccgaggtggaagccctaAGGAGGGTTTTCCGGGTTGAGGTGCAGGAaaccatcaacaacccggagtaccaggatccgtgggaccttaacttggaccccctgtcggactggtttcgtcgcttccttgggcccaccttggctcccttcgccgcggagatgactggcgagttcgcttctcagcttacccggtgtgcacctaagcggttcgcaacttgcgcctccctgaactctatcttccaggtccaggacctcagccactccctcaccgtg cttgctgctgaggcttgccgcctctccaagaacattattaatcatggcttcgttctgtctgattttggggacatgaacgacgtcaggaaggtccttcaggatctcactgcggagaggcagctctaccaggaggctgctgagcgccgggaggcggctgccaaggccaatgaggaggaggccaagCGGAGGGAGGCCCAAGCGGAGGCCATGATTCGGGATGAagcccagcggagggacaggctggaggcccaacatcaggaggagctgagggcggaaagtgaggctgctgccaaggccaagcgggagctccgggaggccagggaagccttggacgaAATGGTTGCccaggtgagatccttagaggaaactcaccaggcgaacttagagtccagggccgctctagccgcggagctgaaggagcttagggacttcaaagaacaaactaccaagaaggcaaaaagagccgagctcctttctcctgtttcctgcggccggtgcccaaagcgcttcgacgatggagtcttcatggcttggtctaccaacgaccaaaatatcaagcttactttctaccccaaacctgaggaaatgattgccaaatttcgggagaagaagaagaagcttgatgccatggtagaggcgcgtattggacctcgccttcctccgcgtatTGACTAA
- the LOC115704993 gene encoding uncharacterized protein LOC115704993 translates to MASKLMVIASHEAENKTEHSLRQAFKLLEPALKPPFSLDIPNPEEYLQLNRAIVYGVLCEPYLAKAHIKHLHAVVSDGYRLFVGMLVKVVDELYVKLLDSVKVQLIWVCKEMIDVSAIGFDGLLVCLLRQIVGGDFSNGNLWLCSELLNVFMTKWDTLLEAEPMILASALYTYLRLLADHCRLIHNTNLGALKRLEVEFCVRVLKQQFHLCLRIGRDLIRLLQDLIHVPEIRTIWKDLIFNPGEFKTPEFSDISQLYCTRTSSRYFLLRITPEMEIQLRFLLTNVKLGSQKRHQTWFTKKFLCGPERETVISDIVRFICCAHHPTKEIIQSEIIPRWAVVGWLLKCCTKNYVEANVKLALFYDWLFFDDKVDKIMNIEPAALLMINSIPKYVDMTHTLLEFLFLLVDYYDVERNDLIVKGVSLSFNVIVQFRVIHSLDVLFSCAVLSPFLKERLVNLLSGKKLEVCTGLDSSDVPHKSATPSVWNSSFELESPTPSADQETIFSKKGGSVCKLSDALDLTQDDSVTSGHQINTIGNLVDRFEEAFQTPNMCLKTFEQLLVSFVDLDNRGLASVFTELEVLSSKIAKLLELKGYKLFPPLEFLQDNPDYDDEVGSPTALILRFFVFSQHQRMQEMLLFWERNGFPVGARLLSYASRLAYEEQVSNCSVDEMIANESAKECKSNVNLLSFHVNGSHTFLNAEGDDIREMMNNSSKVDKISISKLVNSAFVSYRCFLSKKISMLSKEDTSLPKLLCSDIISCSKWKRRNLKNMFCGVFCHLSDLSVGDEELIKLVVNQLSHNHLLDIQFEISLKKFSIFGKNNETISNIIKSSLNWGCLLQHKLWGLIRSEFSVSKIEVEKIIENFFCSYAELDENTGAIAVGGLLTLCTSCTPKPELVGTIMSLPNSAFQNFGGAVLSTWAAADASMLFDSVAVFSEKLGSNTEVVDSTDGIMINHSAIMWLLDYFSAHGLSNADLLSNFSRNISSKNTRKLL, encoded by the coding sequence ATGGCTTCAAAACTTATGGTAATCGCTTCCCATGAAGCAGAAAATAAAACAGAACACTCCCTGAGACAAGCATTTAAGCTGCTTGAGCCAGCGCTGAAACCCCCATTTTCACTCGATATCCCAAACCCAGAAGAGTACTTACAGCTTAACCGTGCAATAGTTTATGGGGTCTTATGCGAACCCTATTTAGCTAAAGCCCATATTAAGCATTTACATGCCGTTGTATCTGATGGGTATCGATTGTTTGTTGGTATGCTTGTGAAGGTTGTTGATGAATTGTATGTAAAACTTTTGGACTCTGTGAAAGTTCAATTGATATGGGTTTGTAAAGAAATGATCGATGTATCTGCTATTGGTTTTGATGGTCTCTTAGTGTGTTTATTGAGGCAAATTGTTGGTGGAGATTTTAGTAATGGCAATTTGTGGCTGTGTTCTGAGCTGTTGAATGTCTTTATGACTAAATGGGATACTCTTTTAGAAGCAGAACCAATGATTTTAGCTAGTGCTTTATACACTTATCTTCGATTATTAGCTGATCACTGTAGGTTAATTCACAATACAAATTTAGGGGCATTAAAGCGATTGGAGGTTGAGTTTTGTGTTAGAGTGTTGAAGCAACAGTTTCATTTGTGCCTGAGAATTGGGAGAGATCTCATTCGTCTTTTACAAGATTTGATTCACGTGCCAGAGATTAGAACTATCTGGAAGGATTTGATATTCAATCCAGGTGAGTTTAAGACTCCAGAATTTTCAGATATATCACAGCTTTATTGCACGAGGACATCTAGTAGATATTTTTTACTTAGGATTACTCCAGAAATGGAGATTCAGTTGAGGTTCTTGTTGACAAACGTGAAGTTGGGGAGCCAAAAGCGCCACCAAACATGGTTTACCAAGAAGTTTTTATGTGGCCCAGAGAGGGAGACTGTGATAAGTGACATTGTTCGGTTTATATGTTGTGCACATCACCCGACTAAGGAAATTATTCAGTCGGAAATTATTCCAAGGTGGGCGGTTGTAGGTTGGTTGCTCAAATGTTgcacaaaaaattatgttgAAGCCAATGTGAAGCTTGCTCTGTTCTATGATTGGCTCTTTTTTGATGATAAAGTAGACAAAATCATGAATATTGAGCCTGCAGCTCTGTTAATGATAAACTCTATACCAAAATACGTTGATATGACACACACTCTTCTTGAGTTTTTGTTCCTTCTTGTGGACTACTATGATGTGGAGAGGAATGATCTCATAGTTAAAGGTGTCTCATTATCCTTTAATGTTATTGTACAGTTTCGAGTTATTCACTCATTAGATGTCTTGTTTTCTTGTGCTGTACTTTCACCCTTTTTGAAAGAAAGGCTTGTAAATCTTCTCTCTGGTAAGAAGCTGGAAGTCTGTACAGGCTTGGATTCATCAGATGTTCCCCATAAGTCTGCAACACCTTCAGTATGGAACAGTTCATTTGAACTGGAATCTCCAACACCATCAGCAGACCAAGAAACTATATTTTCAAAGAAAGGTGGATCCGTTTGCAAACTTTctgatgctttggatttgactcAAGATGATTCGGTAACTTCTGGTCATCAAATTAATACTATAGGGAATTTGGTTGATAGATTTGAAGAAGCATTTCAGACACCAAATATGTGTCTCAAGACTTTTGAACAATTATTAGTGTCTTTTGTAGATCTTGATAACCGAGGACTTGCAAGTGTTTTCACTGAGCTTGAAGTTTTATCTTCTAAAATAGCCAAGCTATTAGAACTAAAGGGTTACAAACTATTTCCTCCATTGGAATTTCTTCAAGACAATCCTGATTACGATGATGAGGTAGGGTCTCCCACTGCCTTAATACTTCGATTCTTTGTCTTTTCTCAACATCAGAGGATGCAAGAAATGCTTTTGTTCTGGGAAAGGAATGGCTTTCCTGTTGGAGCACGGTTATTATCATATGCATCACGACTAGCTTACGAGGAACAAGTGAGTAACTGCTCCGTAGATGAAATGATTGCTAATGAATCTGCTAAAGAGTGTAAATCAAACGTGAACTTACTCTCTTTTCATGTTAATGGCTCTCATACTTTTTTGAATGCCGAAGGAGATGATATCCGTGAAATGATGAATAATAGTTCTAAAGTGGACAAAATATCCATCTCAAAGTTGGTAAATAGTGCGTTTGTTTCTTACCGTTGTTTCCTTTCTAAGAAGATCTCTATGTTATCAAAAGAAGATACATCTTTGCCAAAACTCCTTTGTTCTGACATAATTTCTTGTTCTAAATGGAAGAggagaaatttaaaaaacatgTTCTGTGGTGTCTTCTGTCATCTTTCAGATTTATCAGTTGGTGATGAAGAGTTAATCAAGTTAGTTGTGAATCAACTGAGTCACAATCATCTTCTTGACATCCAATTTGAGATTAGCCTGAAGAAATTCTCCATATTTGGCAAGAATAATGAAACTATTTCCAATATTATTAAAAGCTCTTTGAATTGGGGTTGCCTGCTGCAGCATAAGTTATGGGGTTTGATTAGATCAGAGTTTTCAGTTTCCAAAATTGAAGTGGAGAAGATAATTGAGAACTTCTTTTGCTCATATGCTGAATTAGATGAAAATACAGGTGCCATAGCAGTTGGAGGTCTTTTGACACTGTGTACTTCTTGTACACCCAAGCCTGAGCTAGTTGGAACCATCATGTCATTACCTAATAGTGCTTTCCAAAATTTTGGAGGTGCTGTTCTTTCTACATGGGCTGCTGCTGATGCCTCGATGTTATTTGATAGTGTAGCtgttttttcagaaaaacttgGTAGCAACACTGAGGTTGTAGATAGTACAGATGGAATTATGATAAACCATTCTGCCATAATGTGGCTGTTAGATTATTTTAGTGCACATGGATTAAGTAATGCTGATTTGTTAAGTAACTTCTCTAGAAATATTTCTAGCAAAAACACAAGGAAGCTGCTTTGA
- the LOC115704984 gene encoding somatic embryogenesis receptor kinase 2, translated as MERKKLWWSSFCLWLILVVHPLWVIMVSANMEGDALHSLRSNLQDPNNVLQSWDPTLVNPCTWFHVTCNNDNSVIRVDLGNAALSGQLVPQLGLLKNLQYLELYSNNISGTIPSDLGNLTSLVSLDLYLNSFTGPIPDTLGKLSKLRFLRLNNNSLTGPIPMSLTNITSLQVLDLSNNKLTGEVPDNGSFSLFTPISFANNLNLCGPVTGRPCPGSPPFSPPPPFVPPPPISVPGGNSATGAIAGGVAAGAALLFAAPAIAFAWWRRRKPQEFFFDVPAEEDPEVHLGQLKRFSLRELQVATDSFSNKNILGRGGFGKVYKGRLADGSLVAVKRLKEERTPGGELQFQTEVEMISMAVHRNLLRLRGFCMTPTERLLVYPYMANGSVASCLRERPPHQLPLDWPTRKRIALGSARGLSYLHDHCDPKIIHRDVKAANILLDEEFEAVVGDFGLAKLMDYKDTHVTTAVRGTIGHIAPEYLSTGKSSEKTDVFGYGIMLLELITGQRAFDLARLANDDDVMLLDWVKGLLKEKKLEMLVDPDLQKNYIESEVEQLIQVALLCTQGSPMDRPKMSEVVRMLEGDGLAERWDEWQKVEVLRQEVELAPHPNSDWIVDSTENLHAVELSGPR; from the exons ATGGAAAGGAAGAAGCTTTGGTGGTCTTCATTTTGCCTTTGGTTGATTTTGGTAGTTCATCCTTTATGGGTGATTATGGTATCTGCTAATATGGAAG GTGATGCCTTGCATAGTCTGAGGTCCAATTTACAGGATCCCAACAATGTTCTGCAGAGTTGGGATCCCACCCTTGTAAACCCGTGTACATGGTTTCATGTCACTTGCAACAATGATAATAGTGTGATAAGGGT TGATCTTGGAAATGCAGCTTTGTCTGGTCAACTTGTTCCACAGCTTGGCCTTCTCAAGAATTTACAATATTT GGAACTTTACAGTAATAACATTAGTGGAACAATTCCTAGTGATTTGGGGAATTTGACCAGCTTGGTTAGCTTGGATCTGTATTTGAATAGTTTTACTGGTCCTATCCCGGACACCTTGGGCAAGTTGTCAAAATTAAGATTTCT TCGGCTTAACAACAATAGTCTGACGGGTCCAATTCCTATGTCCTTGACCAACATCACCTCACTGCAAGTGCT GGATCTGTCAAATAACAAATTAACCGGAGAGGTTCCAGACAATGGCTCATTTTCTTTATTCACTCCCATCAG TTTTGCTAATAACTTAAATCTATGTGGCCCGGTTACTGGACGGCCCTGTCCAGGATCCCCGCCATTTTCGCCTCCTCCTCCTTTTGTCCCACCACCCCCAATTTCAGTCCCAG GTGGAAATAGTGCGACTGGGGCTATTGCTGGTGGAGTTGCTGCTGGTGCTGCTTTATTATTTGCAGCTCCTGCTATTGCATTTGCTTGGTGGCGTCGAAGGAAGCCACAAGAATTTTTCTTTGATGTACCCG CTGAGGAGGATCCTGAAGTTCATCTTGGGCAGCTTAAAAGGTTTTCGTTGCGAGAATTACAAGTGGCAACTGATAGTTTTAGCAACAAAAACATTCTGGGACGGGGTGGATTTGGTAAGGTCTACAAAGGTCGCCTTGCAGATGGTTCTTTGGTTGCTGTAAAGAGACTGAAAGAAGAGCGTACACCTGGTGGCGAGTTGCAGTTTCAAACAGAAGTAGAGATGATCAGTATGGCTGTGCATCGGAATCTTCTTCGATTACGTGGGTTCTGTATGACACCAACTGAACGATTACTTGTTTATCCTTATATGGCTAATGGGAGTGTTGCCTCATGCTTAAGAG AACGGCCGCCACACCAACTGCCTCTTGATTGGCCTACTAGGAAACGAATAGCATTGGGTTCTGCAAGGGGTCTTTCGTATTTGCATGATCATTGCGATCCAAAAATTATTCATCGTGATGTGAAAGCTGCTAATATTTTGTTGGATGAGGAGTTTGAAGCAGTTGTTGGAGATTTCGGTTTGGCTAAACTTATGGACTACAAGGACACTCATGTTACTACAGCTGTACGAGGCACAATCGGGCATATTGCTCCAGAGTACCTCTCTACCGGGAAGTCTTCTGAGAAAACCGATGTGTTTGGCTATGGAATCATGCTTTTGGAATTAATTACTGGACAGAGAGCTTTTGATCTTGCTCGGCTTGCAAATGATGATGATGTCATGTTGCTCGACTGG GTGAAAGGACTACTGAAAGAGAAGAAGTTGGAAATGCTGGTGGACCCCGATCTTCAAAAGAACTACATAGAATCCGAAGTAGAGCAGCTTATTCAGGTTGCACTGCTCTGCACACAAGGTTCTCCCATGGACCGACCAAAGATGTCAGAGGTGGTGAGAATGCTCGAAGGCGATGGCTTGGCCGAGAGATGGGATGAATGGCAAAAAGTGGAAGTACTACGACAAGAAGTCGAACTAGCCCCTCATCCAAACTCAGACTGGATAGTAGACTCAACCGAAAACTTGCATGCGGTCGAGTTATCTGGTCCGAGGTAA